DNA from Lates calcarifer isolate ASB-BC8 linkage group LG14, TLL_Latcal_v3, whole genome shotgun sequence:
CTGATACTGTTGCAGCTGGTATTGAAAGTGTTTCAGGCAGTGagagaaacacattaaagaGATGATATAAAGTAAAGAGGGGACACTGAAATTACAGGAGTCTGGCCATAGAAAGGACATAACTGAGACTTATCAGACTCTGTGTTTCAGCACTTTGCCCCACTGCTAAAATACAGATGAGCTACATGTGTACTTTGTAGCATTGTGTATGAGTATATGACATGGTTAAGGACGTACTCAAAAACCTGTGCATGCCCTGGGTAACAGTGACACAGCTTTACTGAGTAGGCTTTTAagtttattagaaaaaaaactgcatttgaGTGAGTGAAGCACCACCACAGAGTACAAGTCATTACATTTCATACATACAGCTGTATGTAAACAAACTTCATTTAGggttcagtgtgtttgaaatCACTTGTTCATCTTGAAAAATCCTCAGTTTCTCTCCTGTCAACATCTGGATCAACTGCCTGTGTCAacattaaatgagaaaatataaaagcCACGTGTGATTCCAGGGATTGTGGATACAGGCAGCATTGATAACTGCAGGTCTGCTGactgcaaacagcagctggtggaACTAGAACTACAGTTATTGGGCTCTTTTTTTTGATACTTCTGATCTCCACTGTCCAATAATGAACCCAGAGTCGTGTCAGCTGCTGTAAAAATCAGGAATACACACTCAGTCGGCGGTGAAGATCCTTGCAGCGATATCATCTAATAGCCAGTCCACTCCAGCTAACAAGTTCTCTCCTGTTACTGCACTGCAACCAATGATACACCAGTGATGACTTTTAATCTCATCCAGTGCCAGCGCCTGCAGGAACAAACGCATAGTAAGAAGTGATGTACAACTTCTGTAGAATTCAAGTGTAATGAGGTAAAGAATTTGAATCAGCACAATTCAGGCTATAATCCATTACATCAGTGAAATACAATAAGGAGTGACTGTAATGTGAGTGTGCCTCTTACCTCTCGTATCGCCTCTTTTGACAGGGCTCCTGGTAAATCCTGTTTGTTGGCAAAAACCAGCAGCGTTGCACCAGCTAACCTCTGCAGCGAGGAAAAGGACGAAGGAGAGAGCATTGTAAAGGCATGTTCTGTATCACTGACGGGTGCTAAGGTCAGTTTTCTGCAATGAGACATTGTTGATCAAATTAAACTCAGGGTTTAATGTTAAGAGGTCATCTCTAACTATCTGCTATTACAGCATGTCAGACCATTCAGTGTCATATTTATGGAGATGTTTCACCTTGGTAGTATGCAAGCAACATGCCACTGACTAATAAGCTAATGTGAAAGTGAATGAGTGAACTAATGAAGTAATTAATTTCTGAATAGCAAAGCGTGGAGAATGTAGAACGTGGGTGATTTTAGTGTCTACATTTCCTCCTCTGGTTTGTCCCACTGGTCCTCAATGTTACCTGCAGATATCAGGCAATGTGACTTAATGTCACTACTTCAAAGAAGTAGGAGCACTTTACTTTTAATAGGACCAACAAGCCAGTATCAATGCTTCTTAGCAGCTGTCCCCACAGTTAATGTTAAGATCTACTGCAGGtaagaaaaaatattcaaaacctTTGTAAATGAAGATGGCATTAAGGCTTGTTAATACCCTCTATTGAAGGAATTGAATTTAGTGCTTTGTAAGCTTTTTCAAGACGTGCAGATAAATGTTCTAACACTAGTGTGTATAATTTAGTCTACCTCCTCCAGTAGCAGTGCACTGAGCTCCTGCCTGCAGTCCTCCAGCCTGAGTCTGTCTGCGCTGTCCACCACCCACACCAGCCCGTCTGTGCTCTCAAAGTAGTTCCTCCAGTAGGAACGCAGTGACTTCTGGCCTCCTACATCCCAAATGTTCAATTTAAAcctagaaaacacacatacagagaggaTGAACATGAAGACTGTGGAAAAAGACTGTTAAATATAGCCTGATAATGGGTTTCGGATAGGAAAACAGAGGAATGCCTGAATGTGGAAAAAACGAGGAgtcttttaaagaaaatgacaattatGTAGAAAGCAACTGATACTTCAGCAAATTAGTACATTTCCactgcagacttttttttagcttgtcATCAAGTATCTCAGTAAGTCATGAGGTGTGACAGCATGCTCAATACCAGGCCCCTGAAACTGTAGCAGCTATAAGGGACTCTGCTATTAATTATTTTCTGACTTAACAACTGTAGTTTTCCCTGACTCTACCACAGTGTCTTCACTAAAAATGGCATGTTGAGGAATACTGTGCAGTACGTGGTGTATGGAAGATAAAATGGCTGTAGTTCTGCGGTCTGTGTTACCCTCTGTGCTCCAGTGTTTTGATGTTGAAGCCCAGTGTAGGGGAGATGGTGCTGACATCTTCTCCGTTAAACTTCTTCAGGATGGTCGTCTTTCCCGCGTTGTCCAGACCTCTGCACGAGCcaggttaaagaaaaaaactcacCTGACCTGACtattaaatatgaattaatgAGAGTGTAACTGTTATCTACAATTAGTGCAGTTACCAGTGCTTCAtagctagcatgttagcatgatacagcacaaaatgcacaaaaacaaactttagaGGCATTAAACGGTATATAAACTAAACATAACCGGATATAAACTGCTGTTCGTGGTTCGTGTTATTGACGCAGATGAAGATATAGTAACGTTAGTGCGTGAATGCTACTTTGTTCACAGCTAAGCTAGTACACTGTTACAGACAGGATACAACATCAAAAGCCTCATCTCCCGCTCCTTCTGCTTCATCTTCTTCAGAATCGTCAGCAACCCCATCGCGACGCTGTCCCGCTCAGCTGCTgttattttgataaataattttACTGATTTAGAGTTTAATACAAAAGATGTTTAGCATCCCTAAGCAGCATTGCGACGCAGGAAGCGGTTGTTGTAAGATCCCGCCTCACGTAGCCACTGAGTGGTCTGTTTGGCGAAGAGCGAGCGCTGATTGGTTGAGGTAGACGTTCGAAGTTGGTTGATTGGTCAGTGACTATTTTAAGGTGTGGTCGTGCTGTAGAGGAGCTGTACGCCTATGTCTGTATGTTTGGCGTCCCCGCGTGTCTGTTTTCGGAAttacacatttaacatttaggAGGTTCTGCTGTCAAAACTCGTTTCCAAAATACACATGCTATAGACGGATATATCACCAAATATAAAAACCGattatgtgcatgtttttttttttttttaacagttacaattttcattaaaaaaggcACAAAGACGGTGCAAAAACCTCATAACCTTGGAAAcagtagtttgacaaaacaatattaaccctaaccctttccCCAGAACTTTGAACTGTATCTGACTGAGCAAAATCCATGAGATGCAGTttaaagctccagaaaaagctgattctgtttttttattcagaATCAAATTCACTCAAGTAATTTATTTCAGTACATATTACAGAGTGCAGCAAGATTGGGCGAGAATTCAAAAGACAGAGGGCTTTTTCTGGAACAGCATTTAGACAATGGGTCACTGATTTTATAGGGATTTCTCTTAGCCCCATCCTGTGGCtcagaaatataaaacagctGGACAAACATCCTGCAGTCCAacttttttccatctcttctttATTCATGCTAAtctttcattattattattatcttcaCATATCTTTCTATCTGAGTTAGTACATATGGTACAGCTGTGGGAGAACTGGCTCATCTGGCATTGTTTGACGTAGCAAGTGAACATGTTTCTGTACAAAAAGTTTACAAGAAGTTGCACTCTCGCTCTCACACCACCTCTGGAGAGGTGCTACCCCCACAGACCTTTTCTAACAATACATCACCCCAGCAGGAAATATCAATGAATATCCATTGACAAGAAACAAGCAATATTAGCCTTACATATATGATATATGGTTTTTCAAATGAGCCCTAATTAGTGTATTGAGGAGctttcaacaaaaacagtgttCTTTAAAGTCCGTATAATAagacatttcattattttttatgtcaGCAGAACATGATGCATTTGTGGTATTTATCTAATGATAGCCAGTGATGACAgttatgaaataaatgtattgaGGATTCCGTCCAGTATGAGGCAGGACCTGTTTATGTCAGCAAACACAGCGGGATATCTTTGAAAAACCTTTGAGTGTGTTGAGAAGAAATGAATCCGGGCACTCAAAGAAAGTATATTTGTACCTTCAGTTACATCATTTCCTGCTGGGAACTGGAATAAGCTGTTGGCTGCTGTCAGGGGGCTTGGTCATTAGTTTCCTGGCAAAAGCGTTTGAGAAATTCCCTGCAcgtggaggggggggggcgtTTTCCTAATATGGTCATGAGCTCAGAGCTGTTCCTGCCCCAAACCCATCATTTATCATGAGGCTTTCAAGTGCTATCGAAAATATTTGCGTAGGATTTATACTGTAGTTGAGTACACGTTCCCGATCCGACAACGCAGATGCTCGATACCAATACCACTTGTCGAAAaccatgttttttaaaaagtagccACTTGAAAACTCTATTTTTATCACCGGGTCAGCCTTtaaacatttctgctttttaagCGCTTCAATGAACAGACACTCGCTTGGAAAATGAAACTAACATACTGCGCGTGAAGGCAGCACAGCCACACCACTCTTGACTCTCAGTGGGtcagtttaaaataaagagaaactgaaagcaGTCAGGGCATCATGTTGCATCACCGGCTGTCTGATGCCAAACCTCCTGCTCTCAAAAGCCTAAGACACGCCGGTTTAGCGCTTCACTTCGAGCAACACATTTACAGAATCAGCAGGTCACCAAGCAACCATCAAGCATTAGTTTGCCCTGCGGGGATTACCTGTCCAGCAGCCCGCACTCCCTTAGTCAGGGCTGCAGGGAGGTGCGCTGCTCCTGCGCCACTTTCACAATTTGAATGTCAGTGGTTTCGCTTGCTGCACGGATGATCCGGGTTGGATGAAGATTCATCCTGTTTTTGGAAAAGCAGTCAGCCTGCCAACCAGCCGGTTATCTGGCCTGCTGCTAGACGGGAGGGAGGGGCGAGAGATGTCCCCGTTATTCATGGACACCGGGTACGAACCCAACAGCCCCGGCTCCCTGTCAGCTGAGGACTGCAACAGCAACACAGCTGGATCGGTAAGTCAGCTTTACATGACCCCTGATggatataaatgtaaaaactgttgaCCATGTAACTAACCATTTAatcttctttattttctctcggATCCATACATTCCTtgcttttatgtcttttttggGGCATTTTTCCATTATTGGACAGCTGACAGTGGAGGACAGGAGGGATGGgtagagagaggagataaaCTGCAGCAAAGGTTTCCCAGCCCCTAGTTCACTGGACACCCACTGTTTTATGTCTTTTGTAAAGCACTGTGtaacttattttttaaaagtaccATATAAATAAAGGTATGATTATAAACATGCTGTATAGTCAATATGAACCCACTGCTGAGCACTGTAGATATACTTAAAATCCTTATAACTGGACTATTAGTAGTGATTTTCCATTAGGAATCAGTCAATTTACAAACCATCACATGAAAGTGGAATAGATCCTGCTGTAGTATTTTAGGACTCATTTAGACTTGTGTCAGAATTAGCACCAGTGTGCCTTTCCACCTCATTATATATGGCACAGTTAGGATAGTTAGCAGCAGTTATCTGGTCTGTGATGGATTTCATGGCCTCCACTGGGTCCCAAATTTCAGCAAGCACTGACCaatacatgttgttttttaacagGCAATTACCCACATTTCATTctttgaaaagtaaaaaaacaacaacaaaaacaaacaaacaaacaaacaaacaaaaaacaatgtaaaatccagttgttttgcttttgacattttgttgcaAATGACCTGTCAACTTGGGTTAACAACTgagcagagaaaataatttgTGCTTCTGATCCCATTTTGGGTCCAGTTAAAAGTCAAACAGTGATGGGAGaaatctgcagctgtgtttaaagtttcaaaTATTTAATGGGAAAAAGTGTCaggaattttttttattcattattttcacatctAGCCTTCATTTGTATTTCATCTAATTACTTTGTCCAATTGACTCTACCCCTGGAGATGTTGCTTCTGATTGCAACATCACAAGCTGCAAGCTCCTCTCCATCCAAGTCCAGGTCTGTTATATCTTTACTGACCTGCTTGATGGGGGCGAACACATGGCATCGCATGTGATACGTTTGTCTCATGACCTTTCAAACTGTGGCATTACTGAAAACATTATGCAACATCAAAAAATTATTAATTCAAGACGTGTTCCGTAAAAGCCAGTCACAGAAGAGAAGTATGCTCTTGAAAAACACGCGCAGAATCGGCGTGTGCAGTAATGACTGTGTGGTCGTCTGTGTGTGCGTTCCTTTctacaggagagagagggagagggacaaCAGGTggaaaacacagggaaaaaaaggcGGGATAAGAACAGAGACGCGGCCAGGAGGACCCGCcgaaaacagacagaaagagcagaCGAGCTCCATGAGGTTAGAAATTATCACCCCGCACCCCACCCCCTTCACACCATCGTCGTGTGACTgccactttctgtctctctttcaatcacaatcacacaggctgTGTAGCCAGtggtatgtgtgcgtgtgtgtgtcttgtgtaaTCTGGCAGCATGCTCTTGCCATTTCTTGTAAATAGTCTGCTTTAGAAGAAGGACTTTCACTCCCTCTAGCTTGCCCTCCCATTGGACCTCCCTTTcctctgtatacacacacacacacacacaccccttccTCCCCACCTCTGTGCCTCgctttttttttacctgtgggGCAAATTCCACAGAagaaacacacccacacacacacattatggtTTTTTGTAGACACTGACTTGATTTTCTGATTAGATGTGTTGTTGTGAtttttaagataagatagactttatttatcccacttgtgggaaatgtacatgttacagcagaaacagataagagtgacaaaaatggaaaaataaaaaaaggcacagaagggtaaaaaaattaaagtgcagcaatcaaTGTATGTatatcttttttaaaacagacttAATTATAATCACAGGATACTGCCATCACTCTGAGAAAGAAAGGGATGATGTACTTCTTTTAAGGACTTCCTCATTGTCAGAAATGCTGCATGCTTAAAGGGGGGAAACTTTAATAAGACTTAATGTACAAATGTAATGTTAAGGGATGGTTATAGTTCAGCCTTCAAAACAGATTCTgaatttttggtgattttttttttttttttttgagtggaCTTAACAATGACACTAAAGgaatcatttgacatttttggaaatacacaaaatgctgagagtcagatgagaaaattgataccaTTATCATATCTACACGTTAGATCAAGGGCAgcagcagttagcttagcttagcatgaagactggaaacagagggaaacagctagccagattctgtccaaaggtaacaaaatctacctaccagcacctttaaagctcactagTTAATACACTTCATCTGCTTTTCTATGTCAAAcctcaaattattattattaataatgataataataatacatttcatttaGAAGCACCTTTCAAGATACCCAAGGACACTATGCAAATCCAATAAGACATTCAATGCATACAAAGTTGTGGTTCCTTAAGTCACTGCTCCCAACCAAGAAGTAGTCCAGCATGCAGCCCCCactaaaaccacaacttgtctttttttcacttcagtttttgaTCACATTACGGAAATGAGTCATGACacattaattagtgagctttagaggtgctggtgggaggattttgttacctttaaaCCACGCTGGCTGattccccctgtttccagtctttaagctaagctaagctaagtggctGCTGGCTCTAGCTTCATCTATAATGAACAGATATGACAGTGGTATCAATCAGTTGAGCACTTAACATAAGACTGAACAACACTTCTGAAGATGAAGAGgtgtaaaaaagaaatgtgatctTTACTGATGACTGTATTAAACAAACATCATTTAATACAGTGATATCTATAGATATCTATAGATATCACTGTATTAGACTGTATTACTATTAGATTATATATAATCTAATAGTGTTTTTCCCAATAAACGTaacaaaagtgaaaatctgattttcatGAAACTGTCACATGATTTATTACTTTCAGGCCATGAATGCATCTTGATACACACACCCATAAACAGTCAACACGTAGTTTATGGAGCTCCACCTTACCTTGTGGATGAAGAAGTTTCTCTCTGACAtgaattacagtttttgtcCCACGTCACATCCTACCGGTTCTAACTGCTTGGATAGGTATTTACTGAACATATGAATGGGCGTGTGTCTGTTGAATGAAAGGAATCCTgaatttcactttctctttctccctctcttctcagttctgctctctgtgtgacCTCCAGGTTAATTTTGAAGAACAATTGCTGCTACAATTATGacttataaaaataaaaaaaatgtgtcagcaTTCTATGGTTTAAAGGGTCAGCACACGTGTTTCACATCTgcatactgctgctgctttgactgTGACTCCTTGACTGTTTTGACCTTAAGAAGAGGAAAGTAGAATTTCAGTCTTACTGAAGAGAAACATGTtattcaagtgtgtgtttgtggtcattGAGGCTCAGTGGAGATGCACACAGGCCGCTGTGGTGTTCTCAAACTGCACTGAAACTTAATGGGGCCATAAAAGCAAGAGTTTAGTTGATAGATAAACCAGAAGAAAACACCTCTAGATACTATAAATAGATGCAAGTgtattttgaaacattttctcccacatttgaattctttatttttctaatgAAGCTCTGCAAAGATCAGCAGGGAGTCACCTCTTCCGCTCTCTCTGCCACCTACCCTCTTCTTTCATGCTGAACTTGCAGTACTGTCACTTGAGAGCAATATTTCACTTCTCCTTCGGGGGGTTCTGACTTTGGCCACATATCATCCgctttattgttgttgtgcTTTCTATTACAGCACTGGGGAAGACTCTTTAAGAAGTGTGTCATTAGTATTGCTCGGCTGTTGTGCTTTATTACAGCACAGGTCAGGCCTGGTGTGATATTATGTGGGTGAGATGTGATAGCatttattatttgtcttttgaTGTATGCTGCTAATCTGTTTTTATAGCTGATGAGTGTCACTCTGAGGGATCATAAAGATATACCTGACTCAACTTGACATTAACTATTAGTTgtctctttatctttcttttcttctacccCCTTATCTCacttttgcttctctttttccttcctcgctcttctctcttctcctcaggAGCTCCAGCGTCTCGAGCGATCTAACTCAGCCCTTCAAAAGGAGATCGCTGCGTTGAAAAAAGACCTCAATCACTATACGACGGCTCTGGCCCATCATGAACCGTACTGCCGCCTCAAAGCGTCTGGGTCCAGCTCCAGCGCAGCAACCCAAATCCCTGTTTCCCCCTCAACCAAGTGTCACACCAGCTCCAGCCCTCCTAGAGTAACTCCCCAGGCCTCAAGCTCCACTTTGGCTGCTGCCCCTTCAATCTCTACCTCTTTAACCTCCGGCCTGGGTCTTCAAACCTTTGACTGTGTTGAAAACCCTCACCTCTCGCCTCCAgcttctgctgcagcagctacaaCGTTAGCTTCGATTTCTGGCTCGTCCGCTGAGCTCGTCATCGCCTCCGCCTCCTCGTCCTCCAGCCCCGTGACTGTTCCTTATTCAGCCTCATTTTCCACGCTCGAGGCTCCTCACTCTTTGTTTAGCGAGGAGCTTCCAATCACGTCGAAGCCAGCAAGTGTTACGCCTGtctgcagcagcctcagcacTGCTGCTCAGCCTCATTCTGGGCATAACACCATCCATGAAACCTCCTCCATGCCAGCGAATGCTTGTTTCTCTGCTCTTAACTCAGAAACATTGgatgcatttttaatgaaacaaacCTCTTTTCTAACTGCTCCATCTGATATGGTGGCACCTTATTCCCATTTAATGGGAGAACATGAAGGTCTGATGGCTCACAGTTGCTCCATGAATTCAGCCCAGCTTCATCCAGGTCAGTTCAGTGGAAATCCAAACAATTCAAGTCAGCAGTGTGCTCTTTTACCATCCACCCCTCAAGCTCCTGCTCTTCGGTCCCTCACAGTTACATCTCAGGCAAACTTGGAGCGGCCTCCCGCCTCTGCCTTTAAGCCATGTTACAGACAACAAATGACACCCAGTCCTACCCATGCCTCTCTGCTTTCCCTCCTCACCACCCCCTGTCCCCTTAACATCTCTCAGACTACCTCTACCAACAGCTCTGATGGAGCTGTCTTTCAACCTCCACCACCCTCACTGCCACTGTCGGGCGATCCCACAAGTGACCTTTCCCTTTCTGATTTCCTGGAAATCAATGATTGGATCCTAAGTGGGAATAATAATCAGTAGCACTACATGCCACAGGGCAAAGGAGGATCAGCATCAAAACGGTCATTTCATTCATATGTTTTGAGCTGTTTAAGTGAACTCTGATGATTTAGGTCTGAGTCTTCTTTCAGAGAAACTGCTTTTTAGCTCATTGAGTTATGAGTCTAAATACAATGCAGACCAGCTACATttgtaaaatgcaaaacagataGAGACAGATTTTCACATCTGACATCCAGTTATTTATGGAAAACTGGCACCAACAAACAGCGAAACGTCTGGGCTGTTGCCCCTATTCAAGTTTTTGCTTCTTCTCTTAAAGGGACACTCCAGTGACTTACTGTTGCATCTCCAAAAAGTTTCGGAGACTTGTAAGAGACAGAAGAATGACTAAAACTGAAGCATATGCTGATGTTAAGTT
Protein-coding regions in this window:
- the arl2 gene encoding ADP-ribosylation factor-like protein 2, yielding MGLLTILKKMKQKEREMRLLMLGLDNAGKTTILKKFNGEDVSTISPTLGFNIKTLEHRGFKLNIWDVGGQKSLRSYWRNYFESTDGLVWVVDSADRLRLEDCRQELSALLLEERLAGATLLVFANKQDLPGALSKEAIREALALDEIKSHHWCIIGCSAVTGENLLAGVDWLLDDIAARIFTAD
- the batf2 gene encoding uncharacterized protein batf2 — translated: MKIHPVFGKAVSLPTSRLSGLLLDGREGREMSPLFMDTGYEPNSPGSLSAEDCNSNTAGSEREGEGQQVENTGKKRRDKNRDAARRTRRKQTERADELHEELQRLERSNSALQKEIAALKKDLNHYTTALAHHEPYCRLKASGSSSSAATQIPVSPSTKCHTSSSPPRVTPQASSSTLAAAPSISTSLTSGLGLQTFDCVENPHLSPPASAAAATTLASISGSSAELVIASASSSSSPVTVPYSASFSTLEAPHSLFSEELPITSKPASVTPVCSSLSTAAQPHSGHNTIHETSSMPANACFSALNSETLDAFLMKQTSFLTAPSDMVAPYSHLMGEHEGLMAHSCSMNSAQLHPGQFSGNPNNSSQQCALLPSTPQAPALRSLTVTSQANLERPPASAFKPCYRQQMTPSPTHASLLSLLTTPCPLNISQTTSTNSSDGAVFQPPPPSLPLSGDPTSDLSLSDFLEINDWILSGNNNQ